The Sylvia atricapilla isolate bSylAtr1 chromosome 10, bSylAtr1.pri, whole genome shotgun sequence genome contains a region encoding:
- the LAMP3 gene encoding lysosome-associated membrane glycoprotein 3, producing MGRSARQLISLTLACAFSSCFAEVALGVELSPETTSFHQVATSAQPLFFYRSSPHQSTTVHFNSTGLLQTTPVSHRTTEQTREQLQATSAPGQHRAAQAGGDTTSTAPTDSPGTASVTTAVKNTTTPSVPSTSHGRGPHVTTGTMAAATNSSLKHETANTQGTAAITGSHRAGRSTRSRRQTTATGTPTATAVNSTTTSHAGTQTSPTSPASTVRPRPTPRPTGIPTGTYTLSDGNKTCVKAVVGLQLMAQNIEQGKMEYVTVNPNATKISGSCGMVQSQLNLTFSGGFVNIIFAKQAPSYSVTRIESRILLSSEGMLFYAALNEKLFTTKLGNSFKCASRQTFLLETDFQILFVNMQLQAFDIVGNQFGKEEECSADRNSKVAPIAVCLTILGLFVIVFATFLISRRKPHRGYERI from the exons ATGGGGAGGAGCGCACGGCAGCTCATCTCGCTGACCCTCGCCTGCG cattttcctcctgctttgctgAAGTGGCCCTGGGGGTCGAACTGTCTCCAGAAACCACATCCTTCCACCAAGTGGCTACTTCTGCTCAGCCACTTTTCTTTTATCGTTCTTCACCCCATCAAAGCACCACAGTTCATTTTAACAGCACAGGCCTTCTTCAAACAACACCCGTGAGCCACAGAACAACGGAGCAGAcaagggagcagctccaggcaacATCAGCCCCaggccagcacagggcagcccaggcaggaggagacacCACATCCACAGCACCCACAgacagccccggcacggcctCGGTTACAACTGCAGTGAAGAACACAACCACTCCCTCTGTGCCCTCCACCAGCCATGGGAGGGGACCACACGTGACCACAGGAACTATGGCAGCGGCCACCAACTCCTCCCTGAAGCACGAGACAGCAAATACCCAGGGGACAGCTGCCATCACCGGCTCACACAGGGCCGGGCGCAGCACACGGTCACGGAGACAAACAACAGCCACGGGCACCCCAACAGCCACGGCTGTGAACAGCACAACCACCAGCCATGCAGGGACACAAACGTCCCCCACATCCCCTGCCAGCACTGTGAGACCCCGTCCCACCCCACGGCCCACTGGCATCCCCACAGGCACCTACACCCTTTCCGATGGGAATAAGACCTGTGTCAAGGCTGTCGTGGGCCTGCAGCTGATGGCTCAAAATATAGAACAG GGGAAGATGGAATATGTGACTGTCAACCCTAATGCGACAAAGATatctgggagctgtgggatggtGCAGTCTCAGCTGAACTTAACTTTTAGTGGAGGATTTGTAAACATCATCTTTGCAAAG CAAGCTCCAAGTTACTCTGTCACTAGAATTGAGAGCAGAATACTGTTATCTTCTGAAG GTATGCTTTTTTATGCAGCCTTAAATGAGAAGCTGTTCACAACAAAGCTGGGGAATTCCTTTAAGTGTGCCAGCAGGCAAACCTTCCTCTTGGAGACAGACTTCCAGATCCTCTTTGTCAACATGCAGCTGCAGGCATTTGACATTGTGGGTAACCAGTTTGGAAAAG aagaaGAATGCTCTGCTGATAGAAACAGCAAAGTAGCTCCCATTGCAGTGTGCCTGACTATCCTGGGATTGTTTGTCATTGTGTTTGCCACCTTCCTGATCTCCAGGAGGAAGCCACATAGAGGATATGAGCGCATCTGA